AAATGTTTGTTAAAGACGAAGGGGTGGGGGGAGATCAGATACGTAGTTCTCAGAAGAGCGATGTTGATGGACGGCGAACATCGAGAAGGCCAATAAAAATACTCGCGGTTGCATCGGGGAGAAGAAATTACGGATGATCTTTATCGATCGAAATTTATACGCTTACCACCCACAAAGATCGCTTAATCgcttgtaaattaattaaactaatttacTTTTCGATTTCCTttgttttctatattaaaaaaatacaatcaaCTCAAATTGAATGAAATTTGAGGGAGATGCATCGAAAGCGAGAACCCGAAGgcaagaaatatgaaataaaaaactgcCGGGAGACGGGAATGAAGGGTCGTGTTATAAAATGCAATTGGGTCGCATTACGCGAGAATGACGTGGCGAGACGCGGGGCGAgagtgaaatttaattaagagaaCCGAACTGGTttccgccgccgtcgccgtcgcacGGAACCGGGCCAGCGCGTTGTTAGACAACAGAAACGACGCGCGGGACTCGTCGGGTATGCGTTGTCGGGTTAACAAACTTTCacgtgaaaaataaattacattgatTCGTGAAGCGTAAACAGTCTCTCTGAAGTCGGATTTGGAGTGGAAATAGACGCGGACCGACCGAGCGAACGCACATAATCCGCCTCGAGGGAGGAGGAAACGAACGTGTCGATTGCGACAGGCGAATCGTGGCGGTGTGGGACGAGATGAAAGTGGAATTAAACAAAACTGTGAACGAGAAGCGATTTGCTAATGCTAGCGTGGGACGGCGGTGGAAGCGACGGGATCAAATGAAATTATACGCCGACGGTATGTAGAAGAAATTATGAACGCCTAGTGTATTAAAGTGATTCTCTCGTCGACAAATAAATAAGTTGAGTTGCAAAAATGTggcaaaaagaaaagatagtACACGACGGTATCAACTGGCGATAGCTTAGAGATAGTAAATCGCGATCGATAGCGAAACATGTGATTTACTTTGATGATTTACTTACACGTGATGaacttttcaatataaatactgACTTCGGTTCGAGACCGACGCGCATTAGGAACACTTTAATTATATGGATCATAATATATgcattacataatatatgcatAACGATCGTTTGTGTTGCATAAAAACGCTGATAAAAGATTGAAAAACATCGATAGCATGCAAGTCGCTCGAGATTCTTCCATATTTATGTATTGCGCAATCAGCAACTTGTTGCTCTCGAGTATCCTAGTTCGAGAGACACGACAGTCTCGAATTAATGTTATTCTACGCCAAAGAACACTTATTTCGTTTAAAAAACAGAATGAGCGGCACTTTAACAAGCTTtcaattatttagaaattacattaattattcttaGCGACATTTCTTTTCGATATGTGACATAATGCTATAAAATCAATGAACGCCTAACGGGACGCATCCGCAAGTACGCGTTTGATCGGTTTGATTTACCTGATAGCAGAGACGCTTCTCTGAATGTCCACATTGTTCCTCCTGGCAGCCTCCTCGAGAGTAACGACCTCCTGCTGGCGTCTCCTCTCCTCCTCGGGCGGGTGCAACGGTATGATGATGTAGTCCGGCTCCTTCTTCTTGGCGGTGGCCGGCTGTTGCTCCTCCTGCGCTGCTCTCGTCGTCGGCTCGGCGGTTTTTTTATGCGCCTCCGAGCGCGGTACTTTCGTCCTACCGCTGAACCTCAGCCTGGAGAACCTCTGGAGAAAGCCGCCCAGACCGCCCTTCTTCCTTTCGTCGCCCTTCATGGCAGCGGCGGAGGACGAGGAGGAGGCGGACGGTAAGGAGGGTGATGAAACCGCGTAGGTCTTCGCCACGGGCTTCGCGGGGACAACAAACGACCGTTTCGCGTTCGCGACGCTCGCGTCCTCCAGCTTGTTGATACTCGGCGCGCGTTGTTGTTGCTCGTCGTCGCCCTGACGTTTGTCGCGATCACCACCGCGATGATTCGTATCAACTGCCGCCACGGCCACCGCGGGCTTCCCACTACTACCACGTTCACCGAGTGAACCCGCAACGCCGGGTGGGGACTCGGAGCCAACACCGCGGACACTGTGTCCCTCCTCCTCTACCTCCTTCTTCTTTTCCACCGTCCCCGTCCCGTcccccttctcctcctccttctcttcgTTCTTCGTCGCCGGTTGTTTCTCGATCACGACCCTCCACAGACGTTCGCCGGCGCCTCGATCGTTCGAGCCGGGACCATGATGGTCCTCGTGATCCCGTGGATTCGACGACTCCGCGGTCTCCAAGTTCGTTTCTCGCTCTTGAATCCCGTTCTCGTCCCCCTGAGGACTCTGCCGGGGAATCTGCGCCGCCCGCTCCGGATAAAATTCGCCGATGAAGCTCCCCTTTACGTCTCCGGTCTCCCCCTCGTTTCGCTTACCGAGTGATTCTTCGTCGATATGGGACGACACCGTCGAGGAATTTTCAAGGACACTTTTCAAATCGTGGTCTGGCTTTTCCGATTCAATCTTCTCGCGCAAAACGACCCTACTCTCCAAGCAGGATGCTCCTATGGGTTTAGTTTCCAAGCAGGGATAATCTACCTCGTCGTCTAGCAGCCGGGGGCTCAGGGCCCTAACATCGCCACAGGGCGAAAATGGAtccgagtttttttttatctgacCGAAGAACGTGTCGTTCTGCGGCTCCCTCGGTTTAAAGTCGATAGCCTCGCCGGTGTTAGAGCGCATCGCGCTGGCGACGTTCAGCCTGGAGGAGCGCCCGGATGTGGTCGGTTCCTCGAGTTCGTCGCACGCGTCCATTCGCTGGAACGCCGATTTTGAGCTCTGCAACGCCTTGATGTAGTCGCATTGCTGCGCCAGCTCGTAACTGGGACTGTTCAACATCCGCCGGCTCTTCCCAGGGGAGCTGGCCCCATCGCGATCTTCATCCTTGAACTTCCTCTGAAAGTTCCTCTCGTCCACCTCGAGCTGCTGCGCCAGCTCGTAACTGGCGTTGTTCTTCACCTTCCGGCTCTTCACTCGGCCAGACGGTGTTCGTTGGATCGTTTCCATCGCCAAAATGGCGGCGTTCGTCACTCCGGAGGCGACCGCCTCCTCCACCTCGCGTTTAAACTGTTTGATAGCCTCGTCGAGATCGTTCTCCGTCACCATCACCATGTCCAGAATGCAATTGGAGCGATCTTGAGTCTTTACCGTCGACTTCGTTTGCTTGCTGCGCGTCTGCTGCTCGCCCGGGTGTTCGACCTTCGTTCGTTCTTCGTTTTTCTTCTCGCGTTCCTCCATGTCGCCGTCCATGAGCGCGCTCTGGGCCGACTGTGTCCTGACCGAGCTGGTTAGCACGAGCTTCGTTTCCGCTTGCTGCGCTTCATCGTTTTCCTTTAGGCTCGCATCCTCCCGTGAGTCTTCCGCGACCAGGGTCTCGTCGCCGGACCCGGAATCCGCCATTTCGCGACCGTTCATCTCGCCGTCGCACGTAGCGACGACGCCGCAGAGATTCAAGTCCACCGGCACGCTGGCCACTCGCGTGTAATTCTCGAAGAGAGAGGACGTCGACACGTAGGAGGTCGTCCTCGAGGTGCGAAGACGGGACGGCGAGCTGCAGCTCAGATCGTTGCGTGCTAACTCCTCGCCACCGTCGAGCAGACTGGGCGCGCTTTGCGACTTGTCCgtgaatctaaaattaaagcGCTCCTCGTCGCTCCACCCTTGGTGTTGCTGTtggcggcagcggcgacgacggtggtggtggtgatggtgATCGTGCTGATCGTACTGCTGCTGCTGGTACTGCTGCTGTTGCATCTGcagctgctgctgttgctgttgctgctgttgcGGATactgatgatgatgatggtggtggtggtgatgaTGGTGCTCCACGCCGCCGCCGGCTATATTTAACCTAGCCGTCTTCTGCCCGGACTTGAGCTCCAAAAGTGCGTCTCTCTTCGTCTCCACGCCGATCTCCCGCAGGTCGATCGTGTTCCGATAGTCCAAGGACGTCGCGTACTTGCCGGACTCGCCGTACAGTAGCCGATCATCGAAACCGGTCGTCAACCGGGAATCCGTGTTCGTTCGGCTTCGTTCGTACTCCTCGAAATCGTACTCGTCATCCTcttcgtcgtcatcgtcgtcgtcttcaTATTCCTCGTCCTCGTGCCAGAAGTCTCTGTATCGTGACGGATATGGTCGAAATATTGGAAATCTATATCTTacttctttcattttttttttctatttattcgGTACATAtgacaaaacattaaaaatattggtggcgaaatttaatataaccaTTGAGCGTTTACATATTATGAACATTTTATGTTTGTAATATTCGATTCCTGTAGAGCTGCACTCCTTAAGGAATGCGTGTGCAAAACACTTGAGAACCAAACGGCGGCGGTCTGGCGATTCGGTAATGCGCTTGTGTTTCAAACGTTTATAATATCGGCAGTAAAGTCAAGGTGGTCTTCTTCAGGGTCGCGATTGCATTTAACTTGGCCGTAAAACGATCGTCACGCGAGAGGGGAATTCGGCATACGAGTGCCAAGAAAACCAAGAAACGCTCGACACCCGGCGCGAACGGGTGTTGAACGTACAAACTCGCATACATCGTTTAACCCTTTCATTCTCAGACCGAAGAGCagaaatttttgtcttttatatttaatgattattataattacgtttttttataatattatttaacatataaaaaattaattatattaataaatgatcattttcaacaattaataattcattgaGAAAATCGTATTAATCATATTAGTtgcaaattaactttaattatcttGTTTAAGAGTTTAAATGCATTCCACGACAGATTAAACGAAAAAAttggtataaatataataaaaatggtatGGAAAGAATTTTGCTGATAAAGGGACGTGGATAAAATGTTTATCTCACGGTAATGTCCGCGACATACATAGAAATACACTTACCGCAGCCAATCCTCGCAAACTAATCCGAGAAACAATGCGTGATTACAATAGTCGGGTATTTCTATTCTAACGTCGCGTGTTAAAAATAGGCGGGCGTGTTAAACGACGTGTGCACGTATGCCAAGAATAACAAACAAAAAGTCTTCGGTAATGTCTGTCGGAATTGCAGCGCGGGTGGACTAAACTGCGTTACGTTTACACGCAAATTGCTCgagaataatgtaaaataaatcaaaattaaaaaaaaaacatgtactGTTTTATTACCAATTATATCGTTGAAATTATAtcgtgaaaataaatatttttacaataaaccGTAATGTATCTTTAAGATCTAAATAGAACTTTTTTCACAACGCATTATTTATCCATTAGCCATCGTCTTCTAATGCGAAAAAGTCGATGAGTTTAATACAAAAACCATGATGTAACCTACCTCGGACGTTGGTTATTTTTCCTAATATTTGACAGATCAGCACCTCTCTTTAGGTACAAAGACGCGAAACCATTCGAAACCATGGACGCTTGGCCGAAGCCCTCGTCCTTCTGGCACGTGTCCAAACTTTCGAAGCTGCGATATGGCCTGATCCTCGGGAAATGATCCGCCAACGTTCTGGCGAAACCATTCGGTAGCAGCCTATCGTAGTCCTGCTCCAAGCTGTCCGGCGAGTCATTCTCCGGATGGGAGGTATTCGACCGGTTCGAATACTCCAGGGAGTCAAAGCTGTAGCTGGAGGGTGACAGGGTAGCGCAGGTCCTCTCCAACGACTCGAATTGCAGCAGCGAGCTCGATCTGGAGGAGGCGGTGGACCTGGAGGACCTTGGCGACGCCGGATACTCGTCGTAGGACGCCacttgctgctgctgctgatgATGATGGTGATGGTGATGATGATCGACACCGTGGTCGCGACGGCGTCGCTTCTTCGGCACCACCGAGTTGCACTCGCTACCGCTGCCGTCCAGTCGTTCGTCTTCCGAGAATCAACAAGGCGACGCGATGAAGATAGCAACGGCGCTCGCGATAACGCGGCGGCAGGCACGCGAGGAGAACTCGAGAGAGTAAAAGCGAGACGAGCGTGTGCGGAGCGCATGGCCTAAACCTACTTTACTCGGAATCCAGATCTCGCATGTTACTTTTAATTCCGCGAATCTCTCGTTAGGACAGACGGAGATGGAATTCGATACTTGACGACCCACTTTGTAAAATCCGAGTCGCGGAAGTGATCCAATCTAATGATCCCGCCACTGTCGCCCCcgtacacacgcacacgtcCGTCAGGAAGCCACGGTTCATTCAACCGGAAGCAGCGCTTACGGCTTACATCACGCGCCGTGGTCACCATCGGCTGTCGTAATCGTCGCGTGCGACGCGTGATCGAACCGATTGTCGATCAGGTGTGATATACGTTTCTGGTAAGGGCACTTAAGCAAACAATCTCAACGCCGAAGCGTCGAGTATTCGTTCAAGTTTGACCTTTAGAACTCCTCGATTAAGGAATATATAAGTTAGATATATGCTGTATACATATTACTTCAATCGAGCACGATACACGTTCGTACTCGGCAAACAGCACGCTGGAAGAAATATTGCATCGGCAGCGAAAGGTCGCGCGCGTGCTGGGAAATAATTCCGCCGGTTATATTTGTCATTTCATCGAATTCCAACGGTCTACATCTCAAGACGAGCACAGGGAGAACAAAACGAAAAGATTGGCAGAACTTTGTTCGTTAAGTGTTTTGAAATCGTCGAGGTCTATTCGGAGTTCGCTCGTCTCGCTTTTTTTGCGTTCAATTTCAAGCGCTTATTgcaaacattttgtatttttaaacgcGAAACCTCTGTTATAGCGAGAGAAAATACCGCGCCCCTACGCACCGCAACCACGCAGCCGCGTGTTGCAACGGCTGCGCGCTCGAAGGCGCAATCGAGAGCACATGGCCGCACGTGGACGGCGAACGCTATTGACTTGTAATATCTATGAGTCTCCTATTTCAATTGgatttaaattacattcaaaatagctcaaagttaaaaaaatcttaaagtcGGTTTCACATAGCGAGAGAATAATTACACGATTTTTCAtcgtaaatttataacattgttaaattcaaaatatattacttcgTGCTATTCagatttttcgaaaaaaagtcGTAAAGCTTAAATTACACggttttgctgaaatttagttaaataccGATtaggaaataattttgttaaactatCAAAGTTATAATTTCAGACGTGTATCTAGCTAAACTTTTTGACGCTCTAGCCGACCTCTGGATGGCGTAAACGTGACGAATAATCGCGTGTTCGGTGCAATTCTCGGTTCCTTAATGAGTCGGAAGATTAGGCTGCCGGGAGGAAAGAGAAAGTAgaacggcggcggcgcgcgAACAATGCCTAACTCCCGCGATCTTCGCCCCGGGCGAAGAACGGGATTTCACAAGATCGTCCTCGGCGATGCAGCACCTCTCTGCCGTGTAATAGCGATCGCGGGTGTTCGCAACGTGTGCCGAATTCTCACCTGCCGATCTCTGTTTCGTCTTGATATGGATCACGCTCTCGGTCTCCGAATCGGACCCAAGCCAATACGTGGTCCCGCTACGATCGGAGTCGCTCTGGAGATCATCGGACGTCTCCTCCAGAATCGTTTCCAGAAAATCGATTTGCTGCACCAGCACCGTATCTGCAAAATACAACAAATCCCCGTTGTGGTTAGTTTAAGTATTATAActtacaaattgaaaattcaatttaaaaaagtttgaagGGTTAGTGTAAAAAAAGGTTGATTAGTTTCTATTCGTCTAAGCGAAATTTATCGTGGTATTGATCGATGCACAATATAATTTCTCTctgcttaattaaaattaattataaaaagtctTTTTCATTCttgttaagtattttttttatttcgcacGCATTTCCCATCAATTGGATCGCGTGAATTCTAGGTTTGAGTTCTCGGTTTCGCGCGTTACCTGCATTTTCTGCGCGCAAGTCGTTATTTTCATGTCGATCAAGGTTCAACGAAGCGTAAAAACGTAAACTCGTTATTTATGCCTCGTCATTTCGTCGACGAAAGTGTGGCAGCTGCTTCCCCGCGCAAAGAAGCGCGCAAGCGAAACTCTTAACGAGAGGTCGTGACTCATTCGTTATCGAGTGCAACCATTACGTTGGAAGATAACGTAACTGGAAGGTCGTCCACCTCTCGCGAGCTTTCGCCGTCGATCAAAGTCGGTCCCCGAAGACATTTCGGGGTACAACGCGATTTCTGAGAATTCTCGTTGTTTCTTCCAGCACGCGAGGTCTTTCTTTCAATGAATCAATAGAAACATTCACGATGAACGGTTACTGACCTGACGTGATAAAATTAACGAAAtgacgttaaaaaatattaatatcttctgaaatcgagatattaattaacggaatatTCGACGGACAAACAAatcaaaaaacaatttaaattattttagctCCCGAGTGAAAACGCGTTTCGTCTA
The window above is part of the Monomorium pharaonis isolate MP-MQ-018 unplaced genomic scaffold, ASM1337386v2 scaffold_80, whole genome shotgun sequence genome. Proteins encoded here:
- the LOC105829457 gene encoding uncharacterized protein LOC105829457 isoform X1, producing MSGNDSSATATLTSTSVAVVPATVISATEEEEEDPAALTLDCVESAADMDLVNGPNPWLPAYGFQLQHHSQFQPTHLEDLRANDTVLVQQIDFLETILEETSDDLQSDSDRSGTTYWLGSDSETESVIHIKTKQRSADERLDGSGSECNSVVPKKRRRRDHGVDHHHHHHHHQQQQQVASYDEYPASPRSSRSTASSRSSSLLQFESLERTCATLSPSSYSFDSLEYSNRSNTSHPENDSPDSLEQDYDRLLPNGFARTLADHFPRIRPYRSFESLDTCQKDEGFGQASMVSNGFASLYLKRGADLSNIRKNNQRPRDFWHEDEEYEDDDDDDEEDDEYDFEEYERSRTNTDSRLTTGFDDRLLYGESGKYATSLDYRNTIDLREIGVETKRDALLELKSGQKTARLNIAGGGVEHHHHHHHHHHHQYPQQQQQQQQQLQMQQQQYQQQQYDQHDHHHHHHRRRRCRQQQHQGWSDEERFNFRFTDKSQSAPSLLDGGEELARNDLSCSSPSRLRTSRTTSYVSTSSLFENYTRVASVPVDLNLCGVVATCDGEMNGREMADSGSGDETLVAEDSREDASLKENDEAQQAETKLVLTSSVRTQSAQSALMDGDMEEREKKNEERTKVEHPGEQQTRSKQTKSTVKTQDRSNCILDMVMVTENDLDEAIKQFKREVEEAVASGVTNAAILAMETIQRTPSGRVKSRKVKNNASYELAQQLEVDERNFQRKFKDEDRDGASSPGKSRRMLNSPSYELAQQCDYIKALQSSKSAFQRMDACDELEEPTTSGRSSRLNVASAMRSNTGEAIDFKPREPQNDTFFGQIKKNSDPFSPCGDVRALSPRLLDDEVDYPCLETKPIGASCLESRVVLREKIESEKPDHDLKSVLENSSTVSSHIDEESLGKRNEGETGDVKGSFIGEFYPERAAQIPRQSPQGDENGIQERETNLETAESSNPRDHEDHHGPGSNDRGAGERLWRVVIEKQPATKNEEKEEEKGDGTGTVEKKKEVEEEGHSVRGVGSESPPGVAGSLGERGSSGKPAVAVAAVDTNHRGGDRDKRQGDDEQQQRAPSINKLEDASVANAKRSFVVPAKPVAKTYAVSSPSLPSASSSSSAAAMKGDERKKGGLGGFLQRFSRLRFSGRTKVPRSEAHKKTAEPTTRAAQEEQQPATAKKKEPDYIIIPLHPPEEERRRQQEVVTLEEAARRNNVDIQRSVSAISSNGRAPVSSKPPLPPQPPRVAALGTTTRASASTSASRRRAATDLGNPAAIEMAKARAMQAAQERPVGLLETDLDEAVINSTSSYNGTTYGTAGSPTAATTATTAAAAAAAAAAAAAAAGAGGKKTRSLLDLNHTSAAAPRPRPEHALHVPQSPVGATHRSPRDDVASAATSAIHQRPHKSMEFLLDKENLHFVKVSSVRFPP
- the LOC105829457 gene encoding uncharacterized protein LOC105829457 isoform X2, whose protein sequence is MSGNDSSATATLTSTSVAVVPATVISATEEEEEDPAALTLDCVESAADMDLVNGPNPWLPAYGFQLQHHSQFQPTHLEDLRANDTVLVQQIDFLETILEETSDDLQSDSDRSGTTYWLGSDSETESVIHIKTKQRSADERLDGSGSECNSVVPKKRRRRDHGVDHHHHHHHHQQQQQVASYDEYPASPRSSRSTASSRSSSLLQFESLERTCATLSPSSYSFDSLEYSNRSNTSHPENDSPDSLEQDYDRLLPNGFARTLADHFPRIRPYRSFESLDTCQKDEGFGQASMVSNGFASLYLKRGADLSNIRKNNQRPRDFWHEDEEYEDDDDDDEEDDEYDFEEYERSRTNTDSRLTTGFDDRLLYGESGKYATSLDYRNTIDLREIGVETKRDALLELKSGQKTARLNIAGGGVEHHHHHHHHHHHQYPQQQQQQQQQLQMQQQQYQQQQYDQHDHHHHHHRRRRCRQQQHQGWSDEERFNFRFTDKSQSAPSLLDGGEELARNDLSCSSPSRLRTSRTTSYVSTSSLFENYTRVASVPVDLNLCGVVATCDGEMNGREMADSGSGDETLVAEDSREDASLKENDEAQQAETKLVLTSSVRTQSAQSALMDGDMEEREKKNEERTKVEHPGEQQTRSKQTKSTVKTQDRSNCILDMVMVTENDLDEAIKQFKREVEEAVASGVTNAAILAMETIQRTPSGRVKSRKVKNNASYELAQQLEVDERNFQRKFKDEDRDGASSPGKSRRMLNSPSYELAQQCDYIKALQSSKSAFQRMDACDELEEPTTSGRSSRLNVASAMRSNTGEAIDFKPREPQNDTFFGQIKKNSDPFSPCGDVRALSPRLLDDEVDYPCLETKPIGASCLESRVVLREKIESEKPDHDLKSVLENSSTVSSHIDEESLGKRNEGETGDVKGSFIGEFYPERAAQIPRQSPQGDENGIQERETNLETAESSNPRDHEDHHGPGSNDRGAGERLWRVVIEKQPATKNEEKEEEKGDGTGTVEKKKEVEEEGHSVRGVGSESPPGVAGSLGERGSSGKPAVAVAAVDTNHRGGDRDKRQGDDEQQQRAPSINKLEDASVANAKRSFVVPAKPVAKTYAVSSPSLPSASSSSSAAAMKGDERKKGGLGGFLQRFSRLRFSGRTKVPRSEAHKKTAEPTTRAAQEEQQPATAKKKEPDYIIIPLHPPEEERRRQQEVVTLEEAARRNNVDIQRSVSAISNGRAPVSSKPPLPPQPPRVAALGTTTRASASTSASRRRAATDLGNPAAIEMAKARAMQAAQERPVGLLETDLDEAVINSTSSYNGTTYGTAGSPTAATTATTAAAAAAAAAAAAAAAGAGGKKTRSLLDLNHTSAAAPRPRPEHALHVPQSPVGATHRSPRDDVASAATSAIHQRPHKSMEFLLDKENLHFVKVSSVRFPP